From Thermodesulfovibrionia bacterium, the proteins below share one genomic window:
- a CDS encoding GNAT family N-acetyltransferase, with translation FYRFYQNTYQVRGQHGYLTLDFFRQLGATMPDNILMIVATRDGRRIAAALSLRDNTKLYGRYWGSLQEFQFLHFETCYYQGIEYCIEHGLQSFDSGAQGEHKIQRGFEPIITHSNHWIADAQFDAAIGDFLKREREYVEQYRGEAEGLLPFRVG, from the coding sequence TTTTTACCGATTCTACCAGAACACCTATCAGGTACGAGGCCAGCACGGCTACCTGACGCTCGATTTCTTTCGCCAACTCGGCGCCACCATGCCCGACAACATTCTCATGATTGTCGCCACCCGCGACGGCCGCCGCATCGCCGCCGCGCTCAGCCTGCGCGACAACACCAAACTCTACGGCCGCTACTGGGGCAGCCTGCAGGAATTCCAGTTTCTCCACTTCGAAACCTGCTACTACCAAGGTATTGAATACTGCATCGAGCACGGACTGCAAAGCTTCGACTCCGGCGCCCAGGGCGAGCACAAAATCCAGCGTGGATTTGAACCGATCATCACGCATTCCAATCACTGGATTGCGGATGCGCAGTTTGATGCGGCGATTGGGGATTTCTTGAAGAGGGAGCGGGAGTATGTGGAGCAGTATCGGGGGGAGGCGGAGGGGTTGTTGCCGTTTAGGGTCGGGTAG